A stretch of Cupriavidus necator DNA encodes these proteins:
- a CDS encoding flavin reductase family protein — MPEHFRLPVSLPKAYRLLNHGPTVLVSAAAGGKRNIMAAAWAMPLDFAPPKVAVVLDKSTWTRHLLEDSGEFVLQVPTVSQVDLTEALGSSSGLALMEQEGTDKFDAYGLGTFAGTAVGAPLLEGCAAWLECRLLPEPATQQTYDLFLGEVVAAHADSRVFSNGRWHFDGHDALRTIHHVAGGHFLVDGDAIDARPLAPRPAG, encoded by the coding sequence GCCCGTATCACTCCCGAAAGCCTACCGCTTGCTGAACCACGGCCCCACTGTGCTGGTCAGCGCCGCCGCCGGCGGCAAGCGCAATATCATGGCCGCCGCCTGGGCCATGCCGCTCGACTTCGCCCCGCCCAAGGTGGCAGTGGTGCTGGACAAGAGCACCTGGACCCGGCACCTGCTGGAAGACAGCGGCGAGTTCGTGTTGCAGGTCCCCACCGTCAGCCAGGTCGACCTGACCGAGGCACTGGGCTCCAGCTCGGGCCTGGCGCTGATGGAGCAGGAAGGCACCGACAAGTTCGACGCCTACGGCCTTGGCACCTTTGCCGGCACGGCGGTGGGCGCGCCGCTGCTGGAGGGCTGCGCGGCCTGGCTGGAATGCCGGCTGCTGCCGGAGCCGGCCACGCAGCAGACCTACGACCTGTTCCTTGGCGAAGTCGTGGCCGCTCATGCGGACTCGCGCGTGTTCAGCAACGGGCGCTGGCATTTCGACGGCCATGATGCGCTGCGCACCATCCACCATGTGGCTGGCGGCCATTTCCTGGTGGACGGCGACGCAATCGACGCGCGCCCACTGGCGCCCCGCCCGGCTGGCTGA